CAATCTTGAAAATTGAGCAGATCAAGCCTCAAGTTCATTCAGACCTTTGACGGCACATCACTCCCTCTTTTGAGATCATAGGCCTAGACCCGTGAAATCAGACATTGATGTGAATTCACTGGGAGCCTTGCGCTGAAAGTACGACGTTAGTTCTCATTCTGACGACCAGACAATACCTGGATTTCTCAATCTGTCAAGTAGCGATCGTCACTCACCCTGTGTCAACACCCCCGAATATCTGTGAAAATCCCGCCCTGGCGATCTATGGCTGTCCACGTCGAGCATGCCAGAGCCGCAGTCCCTCTACCCCGAACTGACCGGTGGGATGATAGCCACCTCCTCTCCCGCTTGAATCACCCTGTCggcatcttcctcgacaTCCACATATTCATTCTGCAGACTGATTCCACAGCTTGCCAAGACTTTGGTCCGGATCCCCGGATATCGATCCTCGAGCAACGGGTACAGCttggacaagggcaagggtgcAGGAAGACGCTCAGTATGTTTGGATGTAAATTGTGATGCAGTTGCAAAGTAGTATATGGTGAATGAGTCGGATGAAGTCGGTCCAGACTGGGCGTCTGGCTTTGCGGTCATCGTTGATATCGTTGATAATGCTCCAACGGGGTCACACACCTGATCGACGAGGGTTGACGCTCAGTGCGGGGCAGATTTCGGGGGCAAATGAGTCCAACGGGGTGTCGCTGCAGGGCCGGAGCGGGTGGATGCCTGAGGTTATCACTTTCGAGCATCGAGCAGTAGCACGTGGGAAGCTCCGGTAGAATTGGTACAGCCTCGAGTATTCTGCGTATGCTCGGCAAGACCTCTTGATTCCATTTGGGTGGATATGTCTTTGTACTTCAATCAGGCTTCAATGTCAGTGCAGATCTCTCAGCAGAAATTGTCTGGGCATCTATTCAACCTAACGTGGAAATGGAACGGTCCGGCATGCCCGTCTCATCTGAGACGTGTCAGTCCAAGTCCGGGCACACAGGGCTGTCCATGTATACTAGTGCTTTGATCAACAGTGCCATACCATACatcaaaaaaacaaaaaacaaaaaaaataggcAAAAAGTCCTTCCTAAAGGAGGATGGGACCTAGAAATTCCGAAtaccttcttttttggacgGATAGTGAATACCATCAGTACGACGTCTGTGCCTATAAATCATGTTAGATGCACGGGGACTTCGGTGGGTACTACCAGTATTAACCTACTTACGTAGTATCAGTGGCCTGAATGAATCCGTTTAAATCAAGGGCCCGAGGCAAGGTCTCTCAAGTTACCACCTCTGCCCCATCTAAAAATCCTCTGAAACGTCCCATGCATCTGGCGACAGGTAGCTCTAGCTCAGACTTTTCGAACCTgccatggttttttttttcggataCTCTAACTCTGTTCGTTTATTTCCTGGATATCGTGAGCTATATCAAATTCTATGGGTATATTGTAACAAGTCAGCGGAATGGATCCATGTCTATTCCCACGTGAGGCTCCCTTCCACGGCACGTGTCTGAGCTAGCTCTCCTTAGAGTCTATATGTACTTCTCTCCTCAGTAGCGAGACCCGGGAGATAAATTCACAGGATGGAAGAGTAGCGGGTGAATCAGAGCAGCAGTTTAGACTCCTCGGAAATCGACTACGTACGCATCACCCCTGCGAGCCATTGCCGCCTCGACCAGCCGTGACCCGTCCTGCATTGCTGAGATTATGTTGTGGAGGTTGATGATGTGAAGCGGTTGAGATCAGGGGGGGATGATCGACAATTCTGAGAATGCGGCGTAAAAAGGGGGTCCCCGAGGACCAGGAAACCCGACCTGATCAATGGGGAAGGTGGCACTGgagcgaggagatggaacaGAGATGATTTGTGCCAGAGTGTGTGGATGTCTGCGTGTGGGGTGGAGGAATGGGGAGGACAGTGGGGGGTGCAAACAGGTTGGGGTGAAGAGATGGGGAAGAGCAATATGGGGCAGAATGGGGTGAGTGATGCGGTGGCAGCTCCCAGCGTCAAGGCACGGCTGTTGAGGCTGAGAATCAATCCAATGATAAAATCGCGTATCTCCAGCAGTATCGGGGGTTGCCGACTAATACAAAAAGAACCTTTCCCGTCAATGCTCCTGTGGTATCTCAATTCTTAGGTTCTGTGACGTTCGGTCTCATTCAAGTGAAGCAAGATCAAAAAATTGATATAGGCTGTTTGCTGTTCTCTGGTCTCGTTTCATCTTGTTCCGATTGTGCTTGCGCAGAGCAATACCGTTGAGCCTCGGAGCATCCGTCTTTCACTTTATCCAGACTGTGGGGACCATAGTTTGCTTCCCAGTTTCTCTTGGTCAGCAGAGTGTGGGGGTTGACAGTGACATCGGCAGGGGCACATCCGATCAGACACAGTTGACTAAGAAGGAAGTATATCATCATGACCCTCAAAATAGAATCGGTACTAGGGTACTCATGCCTCGAAGAAATGTCAGCACGACTTGGTCCAACGTCTAGGACAAGTGCCATGCGTGGTCACACGATGGAATTGCCATCCTCATTCTGGTACACTTGAAGAGTCTCCAGCTCGTACACGCTCAAAGTGAGGAAGAGTCTTCACCCGGTCACCCCTTCACCCGTCGAGGAGCCGAGCCAGAAACGGTATCGATCGGCCGAGTCCGGAAGTCACGCCCTCCAAGCGCACGGGTGCGGGCCGACTGACCAATCAGAACAGACCAACCGACTCGGCGCGGCTTGGGTCGGGAAACCGGGGGAAAGCCCTCTTCTCCGCTTGAACGCTCGGGGATTCTCCCCGCGACGGTGTGCCATGTACCTGTGTACAATAGACTCCGGTGCGGTGGTTTATATGTGGACAGTTCGTCCTGCAGTCAGCTTCATGATTTGACAAGGTACACTCCACGGGGGAATCCCTTTCTGGACTGTAGATCCAAGGGATGTACTGACGACGATGTTCGTCAGGCCCAATGAAGAGGGACGATGAAAAATCTCTGTTCCTAACCGAACCCCACTCTGTTCCCCATACAAGTTTGTTCGCGAGACCCATTTGGCGTGGGGGTTGCAACTCTGAGCCGGTCTGGGGTCGTCACCTCAACATGGACGCAACCGGATGCGACCACGATGGGTCAGCCTGCGAGGCTCGTCTCGGTGGGGTAAAGACCTGGGGGACAGATGCAACCACGCGCTGAAAAAGGGAGAGATTCCTCCCCCGGACTTTTCCAccttccattcttctttCTGATCGCTGTtccgggaaagaaaagagtcgAGTCCCGACTCTCATACGCACCATGGCGGACGACATTTCAAGAGGCACCAACAACCACCCCCTCAGCCACGACGATCGCATCGATCTAGACGTCGAGAAAGAGCGTGTGGAAAACCACGAACATGTGGTTGAAGTCCCAAATCCCAATGTAGTCCCTCGGATTGACCCGGCGCGACGGGCCGTGGTCGAGAAGAGCCTCATGCGCAAACTGGACGCACGATGCAGTCTCTTTGTGCTCATCTACATCATGAACTATCTCGATCGCAACAACATCTCGGCCGCCCGTCTGAAAGGTCTGCAAAAGGACCTGTCCCTGTCAGACACTCAGTACTCGACTTGTCTGAGTATTCTCTACGTCGGATACATTTTGATGCAAGTCCCGTCCAACATGTTCATCAATCGGATCCAACGACCGTCGCTCTACATTGCCGTGGCCATGACCCTGTGGGGGTTGATCTCAACCTGCTCCGGTCTGGCCGGCAACTTTGCCCATATGGTGGTCATTCGATTTTTGCTGGGCTTTGTCGAGGCGGCCTTTTTGCCCGGTGCCCTGCTCATTCTCTCCAAATGGTACACCCGTCGAGAATTGACCACGCGCAACGCCGTGCTGTTCTGCGGTAACCTGATCTCCAAcgccttctcctcgctcgTCGCGGCGGGTGTCCTGTCCAACATGGAAGGAACTCTCGGCCATGCCGCCTGGCGATGGCTCTTCTGGATCGAAGGAGCCGCCACCATGACCATTGCCATCTCGGCGGCTTTCATTCTCCCCGATCTGCCCACCAATTCCCGAGGCTtcaccgaggaagagctccTCGTGGCGCAACTGCGCATCCTGGAGGATGTGGGCGAAGCCGATACCGATTCCGAGGAGCAGAGTGCCTTTAGCGGTCTCTTCATGGCCCTCAAGGACTTTAAGATCTACCTGATGATGTTGGCCTTTACGGCCTATGTCATTGGCTTGTCCTTTAATGCATTCTTCGTATGTCGAATTTCCCTCTGTtcagcccccctccctcccctctttAACCAAACACACTCTCGATCAACACGTCAGGCACTCGGCGGCTAATTCACAAACCTTCCAGCCCACTCTGACCGGTACCCTTGGTTTCTCCTACGTGCCCACTCTCCTGATGAGTGCTCCCCCATGGGTCTTTTCCTGTCTCTTCTCCGTGCTCAACGCGTGGCACGCAGACCGAACTCAAGAAAAGGTGAACAAATCTCTTCgcattcttcttttcttttctttttattttgcTTTAAAAAAAACGAGAGAAAGACCCCCGAATCGAGCCCTTCTCGAAACTAACTGCTCACCCCCTTCTAGATCTGGCACATTTACGGCCCCATCTTCATGGGCCTCGTCGGCTTCATCATCAGCATGTCCACCCTCAACGTGGCCGCCCGCTACAtcgccctcttcctccaagcCGGCTCCTACGCCGGCTTCATCGTCTTCTACTCATGGATCAGTTCCTCCTTTCCCCGACCCCCCGCCAAGCGTGCGGTGGCCCTGGCCCTCATCAACGCCTTCAGTCAACTGGGTAACGTGGCGGGCTCTTATGTCTGGGATCTGAAAGAGAACGGGTACCGAAAGAGCTACGGCATCGTGACGGCCATGTACGGCGTGACCATCATCGGATTTTGGATCTTCCGTATGATTCTGGTCAATCTGAATAAGAAGTTGGAGCGGCAGGAGGCTGAGTGGGATGCGGAACACTCTGAACAACCGCAGGCAGGGAATGTGGTGTTTATGGATAGTGCGGATGAGTCGTTGCGGATGCGTAAGGGTTTCAGGTATTTGGTTTAAAAAGTTGGGATATACATATGTATGGGTGTattccttctttctctctctctcttatttttttcaaaagaatttgcgttgtttctttttgtggaTATGATGTGACATGATTTACTCCTCttttttaaaaaagaaaaaatagGAAAAcgcttcttgatgaattggCTGGTACCTATGTGACTGGGGCGTAAATTAGATGCAAGGTGTACAGTCTTCCAATCTATTCCCCGGGACCTTGAATAATGTACAAACACGGGCAATTGACATCAGAGAAGATAAAATGGGGAGAAGATATTGaaggtacctaggtacctcCCGCGAATAGGGCAATGTCTACCGGAAATCCAGGGTGAGACCGACCAAATACATATCAATTCTCATATCTTCTACCATTGCAGCGGAACATGAGATTCTCAATGGATAGACAATTTGGCGCTGAAATGACTTTTGAATGTCTCACAGAGTTCTCAATCACTCCACGTCaggttttctttctttctttctttttttttttctcattgaCTGGCCGATTCTCTAAAAGCCTTCAACAAATCACCCTTCAAATCCTCCCAATTTTCCAACCCTACGCTGATCCTCATCAATCTCCGATCAACACTCTCATCCGACATCGTCCTCCACTCAATCAGCGACTCGACTCCACCCAAACTGGTCGCATGCTGGAAGAAATGCAACCGACTCGGCAATTCCCTCGCCATC
The nucleotide sequence above comes from Penicillium oxalicum strain HP7-1 chromosome II, whole genome shotgun sequence. Encoded proteins:
- a CDS encoding Molybdopterin synthase sulfur carrier subunit; this translates as MTAKPDAQSGPTSSDSFTIYYFATASQFTSKHTERLPAPLPLSKLYPLLEDRYPGIRTKVLASCGISLQNEYVDVEEDADRVIQAGEEVAIIPPVSSG